tggcaacaatgatgcattggaatatctgcaagaaataccatttgcttgcaagtaagaactggtgggaccacaaaatagacaaagtaatagcaaatgaagaagctaaagtgccctGGGACTTTAAATTTCCACATTAACATTGTGGAAGTGTGTCATTACATTTACCCAACAAGTAATTTAAAATTCAGGTGAATACCTAATACAACATACTCTGATTTTCTAGATACCTACTTGAATTAAAATAGTGAAACAAAATTACAACTGAAGGAATCAGACACAAAAAGAATCCATAATTTAACTTTATTCTTACTTTTTGATACTAATGCCAAAGTTCTGCCTACTTTCTTCAGACAGGATGAGCAAGTTTTATCATCCAGCTGCTTATTCAAATTCCTCATGAATGGAACTACTGGACAAAAACGTTATAACAGCATAAAGATTTTTACTGCTAATTCATTATGAAAGCAGCAGCAACTAACATATTTTTATACTTCAGACAATCCAAAAGAGAAGAGGCTTGTATGAATGTATATAGCCCATCATCCTAAACTTTGTTATTTATGGGATTTGTTATCATTCAAGAATTAGGGATCTGAGGTAagtgacacacccacccaccaaagaTTATTtactggaaagaaaagaaaaatgaaatccaaTCAACAACTCCACTTCCAAAAACAGaaaagtgaaaattttgagttttTAGAATTACGCCAGCCATTATCTCTCTTCCAGCCACTGCAAAATACCAGTAGCTCTCCCCTTCACATATGCATGCTAAAGCCACTTACTGAATGTCTTTAAACCAATCATCTATCCCACTGTGTAAGTTCAGTGTGATTACAAAATTCCTCCCTCTGGATTTGGTCCTCCCTTAACAACAGGCTCTCTTTGTACCAACATTCTTTCTTGCCTCAAAGGACTGAACCACATGTTAACAAATATCCTGTTGAATAATTGTATTAGCAAATTAGGATAATATCTGAATGTTACCAAATATCAGACACTTCCTAcatgtaaaaacaaaaaccaagcatGTCAGGGGCAGGGTTAGGGTTGTAACCTGGGAGGAGGGACAGTATAAAAAAGGATAATCTGATTTGcaaagggaaaaataacaaactgGAAACCTTTCTCCACATGGGTAGACAACAATAGAAGCAACAGTGGGATGCCTCTATCACTGACACCCTAAAAGGAATCTTCATTTGTTCCAAAACATgcccttttaaaatgtttaatatgGTTTGGGTGGTCATATAGAAGAGAAATTGAGCCCAAGGGAAAGTCCTTTTGTTCTGGAAATCCATCTCTGTGATAATTGATATCACCCCTTTCCCCCCATATACATTCATAAAACGTCTTTCAGTTTAGATGTTTTATTGTGTCACTACCCTATCAGATATAAGGATGAGAGGCCATGCAAACAGCTATTTGATCTATTTGAAGTACTGCTTCTATTCTGAAACAGTTCCTGTATGTTCAACAATGGTCTAATAGGCAGAAAACTGAGTGAAGTTTCTTTCAGCATTTAGTTACAGCTTCAGTTGCTGAAAAATCCTTATCACAAAACAGCGGGAGGCACCCAGCCCACGTTGGGAAAGATGGCCATTCCAATAGTTGTGGCATTATTTTATGTTTTGCCTTCTTCAATTTAGCCAATTCACCTCAGAAAGCCATAGGTTTCTGTTTCGACATGTACAGTATCAAGGTAATCATTAGGCTGCCTTTCAGATGCCTAATACAATTACATGTGAtccaagtttaaaaaacaaaacaaacagcaaTTTGTAGGGTGGGCCAAGCAGGCGGCTCTCTGGGTCATACAAACAGTTTATGGATGAGTCATAACTTTAGGACAAACAGTGGTGAggatttctcctccttctcttcctcccccaacCCTTTCCACATAGTAAGATTGTGcagtttttaaaagatatttcctCACTTTTAACCAAAACATTTTTGTGTTATGTACTGTAAACAAAAGTCTCCATGTTTTAATCTCACATTTCTCCCCCTAGACCTCTTAGAAACTTTCAGCTTCAAAACCAGACCTGGCTTGTGTCCCAAATGTGACCAAACTATGCATTTGGGAACAAACCAGGTCCTGGATACTAAAtcttaataaataagtaatgcaTGCTATGATTCCAATATTGGATAATCCACCAGCTGCTAAACCTTACACTTTTTCTTCCCGTTTGCCTTCCAAAATTCAGGGAAATATGTTAACAATACTTCAGAGTAAGACACTTCTGTCTACACAATATTGGAAAGAGAACACATCATTCCAACACTACTGCAGCCACGTGTCACTTTTTTGTTCACTTTTGCTCATACAGATTTCTTTTCTCAAACTCTTGCGATTATTCAGAACTGTTAAGTGCTTTTTGTCACCTTCAGGTAGAATCTTAAattccaaattcatgttcatttatgactgcactgaagtGCCAGTTACTTAAGAAGTGTacaaaaatgcagtttcaactgtGAAGCTTGgacattttattttcttaacaaTTTAGAGAGATTTTTCTTTGCTATTCTTATATAGGAAAATCTCTAATCGTATAAATTCAAAGCAAATGGTATATGCTATTACATCTTCCAACATTGATCATATTCTGTGTTAAGACAGTCTTGCACATTGAACAATCAATAAATTAGGATGAGTACAACATGCTTAAAGAATGCTAAAACTGAAGTAGCTTCATTAAACTATTGCAAGATACAATGTGCGTTTACCAAACATAATGTTACTCAAGAAATTCCATTTTAGTAATTTAAACAGAAATATAAGCCAAGCTTTCAACAATTACACTTTTCCTTTCAATGTACCATATATGCAATTTTCAACCAAAATTTTAGTTTAACTTTTGTGCTTTTTCCCCCAACTAAATGGTTTTCAGGTTGCAAgtaaaataattatttgcatTGTTTAGGCACATGATGTCAAATATCCATATGTAATCTTCTCAAGTTTAGAAGACTGGGAGTGAACAACATGCATGGAAGCAAGCCATCTTATTTTTATACATTCGGTTTAACAAAGTATTTTCAAATGATACTATCATTTTTCAGTATCTAAACTGTATGATTTGaaacaaaaaaatcagaacaaaatTAAACTCAAGATTTgcacttattttaaaaaagctttttaaaaatgctgtggGTATTGAACTGACAGGAACTGATAACGCAGAAACTGTATTACTAAATTGAGCGTGTTAGAGCAGGCTGTATGTACACATTTCAGACCATATTAAACCATGATTTGCTAAACAAGTCATGATTAGAAAACCTGATTATTTCCGTAATATGTAATTGGCCGGGTAGGTCTGCATGACACACATAGCCCCAGGTAAGTATCTGAAGGGAGTAGATGGCAGGTGCAGCCCTGTAACCAACTAGAGATTTAGCATGCTATATGAGTACAGGCTGTGAAATACCATGCTAATATTTCTATTACAGATTGTGCTTTGGAATGGAATTTTTTCAGGTCAAATAAATAGGACAATGTCAAGAGTAGAAGAGAGTTCTTTTCATGATTACAATCAATATAGTTTTTACAAGCAAGGTAACTAAAGTCAATAATACCTGTTTTGTTCTGTCATTCTTATTACAATCTAAATTGCCCTCCAATAGTGAGTTTCTTctacaagcagtcctcaacttacaagtttgtttagtgatgactcaaaagttacaacagcactgaaaaaagtgacttgacttatgaccatttttcacattcatgaccactgcagcatccccaaaatTTGACAGTTGacaactggtttgtatttatgtTGGTTGTAATATCCTGGGGCCATGTGTTCACCcttggcgaccttctgataaacaaaCTTAATGGGGTAGccagacttaacaactatgttatcaacaactgcagtgattcactcaataaCCATGGCaagagaagttgtaaaatggggcaaaactcacttaacaaatatctcacttagcaacagaaatttggggctcaattgtgatcataagttgaggactacctgtatgtgaaaCAGTTTTCCTTGCACTTTAGAAGATTACACACAATTTACCAAATTCAGATGTGCATCATATGTAAACAGTTGTGCCAGAATTTGGAACTTCAATGTTATAAAACATCTGAAAAGTGCATTATTAGAACGGTTAGCCAGTACTCTTCTCCCaaaaattttcaatattttgatatttattttgaaatgtaaCAAAACTGTATTAAATTTTTCTTTGTACAAATCTCTTCCATTTTAAGTCTCTTGATCAGatactatatttttaattatttttgaggGGGAGGGAGATGTAAACTGTTTTCCAATTGCTTAAGCCAAATACAATTGAGgagttactatttttttaaaaaatgtacactaTGTGAAAATAAAATCAGGTCATTTTAGCTCTGACTTAATGTAGTAAACTCCAGGAGCTGCTTGTGTTAAAGCAAATcagctttgggggagggggggaggaggagcattctggaagaagaaataaaagattgGGGAAAGGTTCTTGACTTTTTGCTTGACATTTCTTCCTAAAACCACTTGCCAAAAGCAGCTTCAAATACAAGCTTGGGAGAATAAACAGTAGAGTTGAATTGGATACTCCTGTTTCCACTCCTTTGCTACAAACTGCCACAGCTTGAATTAACTTTTCTGTGAGAAGAAATGACTGGTGTTTTGTTACAATTCACTTCAGTCTAATGTTTACTCCTGCTCACAAGATGTCACCTTCAATTTATCACAATATAATGTTCTGCTTCCCTAGTTTCCAGTTGTTTGGCAAGAGGAATCAACTCTTCCTATTCATAAAAAGCATGGAGGAGGGGCATAGTAAAAGAATAACTGCTAGCAATATTTTGTTTGGATCCCAGGAAAAAGGGGAACTTCAGTGCAGCACAATTTCTGGCAGATGAGTCTTGCTTCTCACAACAAAACTTTTCAGAGTTCATTAACTTTTTGTGTTAATTAGTATATACCGTAATCCTGAAGAACAAACCCTTTCAAGTTCTATTTGCAGAAATAATATGCAATATTATGTTAAAGCAATAATCTTTTTTAAGCAAAAGATGTATACATTATTAAGCCAGATGTGAAACATGCTGAGAAAAATAGATGTATTCAACAAGTTACCTGAAACTCACGTTTTGCTTTACAGTTTTAAGCAGAAACGTTTGTATTTAGACTTCCCATATAAGTAATAAAGCCTTGGAATAAAAGAATCAGATTCCCTGCACCATAATTCATACTTCTGGAAAATTTGTTGCATTTTACATGTAAACAATGTTACACAATTTGAGTGGAGATGCTTAAAGTAAATGAGCAATTCAGCCTGTATCATAAACATAAGCTGCACCTTTATGATTAGCTCTTAATCACAGAATACTGAAAACACCTCTGATGTTAGATTGTTAATAAGACTACATCATCTAGAGACAAACATGTCCCAGACACAGCCTTGAAGTAGCCTAAGCAAGTTTGAATAGGCGTGTAATGATGTCCATCCTTTCTTTGCTCACAGATCAAATGAAAAAGGCTGTATTCACAATATGTACTGAGCCATGGTTAATTTAGTCATTGTTTATTCACTTTATTCTTGTTTCAAAGTCCACACAACAAAATGAAGTCCAAGTAGCCACAAAAGTTGGGTTCCTACAGTATGCTAGAATAAAGTAGTTGTTGGACCTGTGGGGCTGTAAAAATAAAGTCAGAACATAGCAACAAGAGAGACGTAAGCCATCTCCTCTGACATTATTATATTTCATCGTTCCATTTGGTACAGTTATTAAGGAGAGATACTTGAAAACTACTTCTGTAGGACCTGAAAGGCTTCCAACTACTTCCAAGTAGGAAAGCACATTTTTATCACTGGGAATAGTGATATGGTGATCATAGATTAATCATAGAATAAGGAGTCCTAGGTCAATAAACTTAAGCACTCATAATTCTGGGCTGGATTGTAGCAACTGCACACTACACACTAACTCTCATACACATGAACTGCATGTGCGCAAATGGCttttgaaaaaggaaacaaaagtcaGAATCTTAAAATCTACCAAACTCAGCAACTGTTACCACTCCCAAATTTTTCATCTCTTTCATATTTAAATTACCATGGTAAACCTCAGTAGAGAGTAATACATAAATTAAGCACAGGCAAATGCAATCATTCTCTTAAGTTTTCAACTGAGGTATCAATAAGCAAAAAGATAGTAAGTAACATGCTAAAAATTTAATCTGTAGTTTTAAATTGCTACAGTCAGTTACAGAAAGCCAATTTCTCACttcatatatgtatatactgGTAGGTATAATTACACTTTACAGATATAAACTAAACTTTTCTTAAAAGCAGCTCCAAAGCAGTACAAGGTCTCACTAGTTTTGATTCTAATGAAACTGAATGCACTTAATTTTCAAAAAGATGACATTCCACGCATGACTGAAATTCAATAGCTTAGGGAGAATACTTAAATGCTTTGAATCTAGCCAAAGTCAAAACAAGAGAAAAGTACACCAAGGCAAGCTGCATATTTTTTCTAAATCCCAATGCCCTGCTTAACAGATTGACTCATCTTTTATGTAATCTTTTCCATAGGCTATAAAGTACTTTCCCAACCTGGTGACTTCAGGAAGCATTGAACTACAACCTCATCCCTCTCCCCAACTCTCAGCTGGTATAACTAATAATCACAGCGGATGGGAGCTCCAACACGGGAGTCGATTTTAGAAACTGCCCCCAAAATGTAAGGTGTACCAAACTCAGCAACTGTTACCACTCCCAAATTTTCATCTCTTTCATATTTAAATTACCATGGTAAACCTCAGTAGAGTAATACATAAATTAAGCACAGGCAAATGCAATCATTCTCTTAAGTTTTCAACTGAGGTATCAATAAGCAAAAAGATAGTAAGTAACATGCTAAAAATTTAATCTGTAGTTTTAAATTGCTACAGTCAGTTACAGAAAGCCAATTTCTCACttcatatatgtatatactgGTAGGTATAATTACACTTTACAGATATAAACTAAACTTTTCTTAAAAGCAGCTCCAAAGCAGTACAAGGTCTCACTAGTTTTGATTCTAATGAAACTGAATGCACTTAATTTTCAAAAAGATGACATTCCACGCATGACTGAAATTCAATAGCTTAGGGAGAATACTTAAATGCTTTGAATCTAGCCAAAGTCAAAACAAGAGAAAAGTACACCAAGGCAAGCTGCATATTTTTTCTAAATCCCAATGCCCTGCTTAACAGATTGACTCATCTTTTATGTAATCTTTTCCATAGGCTATAAAGTACTTTCCCAACCTGGTGACTTCAGGAAGCATTGAACTACAACCTCATCCCTCTCCCCAACTCTCAGCTGGTATAACTAATAATCACAGCGGATGGGAGCTCCAACACGGGAGTCGATTTTAGAAACTGCCCCCAAAATGTAAGGTGTACACAGAACATATGGTTCAAAATTTTGGACTCTAGGAGACTTTTATAATGTCTGTACATGGAGTGACAGTCAAAGAGTTcttgttaaaaaataataataatgtattactCAGTTGtcattctggtatttttaaatacTATGTACAGAAAATACATGCAAATAATCATTAGTTGCTAAGTGACCTTAATTTAACCAGTAATTAGAATCATATAATCATGTAATAGAACACAGAGGTgtgttctatttttctttcccttccaaaAACTACTATTCCCAGAAATCTTTGGGGGAAGGGAACCCAACTTAATTCACTGTAATAGTTACTTTTATAAAACTATAgtttaaagttaaaacaataaaaacaaatgacGCCACAAATCTTACTTTGGCCTACAGCCTCTTAAACATGATCTGCTACAGGAAAAAAACCAGAGGGAAATTGTACTGAAAATAGAGTATTTCTTCTCCAAGACCTGAGAAAATGTGATTGCTTTGCAAGGGATCTCTAGAACTAATTAGAAAATAAATTTCAGGCACCTGAAACATTAGGATTTAAAACGGACAGTCCAAAGATTTCTGGGAATGTGTACAGCTATTGCTTTTTTGCTACTATACTGAAAGACTTTTGACCCAAACTTGGAAATTACAAGTGCAAGCATGATTTATGCCTacccaaatattttaaatctgaTTACTGTATTATCAAGTGTAATAAGGATAATTCAACAAAAAAGAATACCACGTCAAGGAGTTACATTTAGTGCGAATGATTTAAGACTTTGGactatgttgttgtttttgctcaGAACTTTTCAGTCTGTCCTTGACTGCAACTGAACATTTGGTTGAGGGTGGTGGGTATTGCAGTCTAGCAGAGAAGAAGGGCTGTTTAGGGGATAGTGCCTTATATAGTGATACCACCCAAGGAAAAGGTTTGGGAAATGAAAGGGGTTAATTAAGGTACACAGAATATTTTACAAAGTAGTAATTCAAAATAATATACTGAAACTTTACATGCATTAAGTATTAGAGCAGGTGTCTGCCAAAATTACAAACCTTTCCTTGCGGAGTTGCACTTCAAACTGTCTGATCTGCTGAAATCTATGCTTACATATACTCCACTTTCCAGATTTAGAGTACCATTTGGGAGGTGGCAATTTGGTGTGTTAGGGCTCTCCTCACAGTTTAGTGAATTCTCCCGTAAATTCAGAGCTATATAATTTAAGCCATTCTGAAATCCAGTTGAAGTATCTCTGGACATCTTGCTTTCATGGCCATCTGAAATATGTTCCTCAGGTTTCAACCACACGTTGTCAAAAGAGGCCGAGCTGTGCCTTTTACTACTGTCagtaaagaaagaggaagaagtggTAACAGTGGCTGCAGAAGAAAAGGTCTCAGAACTGTGCCTCCTCCTTCCTTGTGGGTCAGCTCGAATGACTTTAGGTACTACAGGTGGATCAGGATTAGAAACAGGGAAGTCCCTGCGACTAGCATATTGGTCAACAATGCACAGTCGGTTAACTATAGAAGGAGGACTATCAATCTTTAATCCGTTTTTGCTTTCAGTGGCAAATGGTCCAGGTGGTGTGGCTGCCATGTTGAAGGTCATCTCGGTGTAGTCATCAATCCTACCACATGCTGTGCTAACACAAGCCGTACCAAATGAAAGTCTAGCATAATCAGCATCAGGCACGTTTCTAGGGATACTCGAATTTGCATAAATTGAAATGTCTGTCAGAGAGTTAGATAGTTCTTTAGCAGCTTTGGGGGACTGGACATCCAGATCAACACTCATGTAGTCAGAAAGTGGTGACTGCCTATGGTCACTACTGGATCCAAGAGATGATGGAGATCCTTCTGCAGATAAAGAATATGGCGTATTACTTGCTTTTTCACCaaaatctatatttatatattcacCAGGGCTAGATGGCTCAAGTGGAATTGTGCGATCGTACATTCTTGGTATGGTATTACTACCTCTAGTACCGAGTGGAAGTCTCGTAGGCCTAGTAACCCTATTCTGCGCAAGGCCTTCTTCTGAACTTTTCAGATGGGGTGATCTGGAAAGGCCATTAGCCAGAACTTCATTGCTGATGCTTTTCCCATTTTCAGATCCAACATACAATAATTTTCCAGGTGATGACATTGGAACATATTCATCATGTTCCCCGGTTAGAGCCTTAAAGCTTCGTGGGAGAGAGAAATAGGAGCCAAAATTTTTGGAATCAATGTTGGCATGCATATAATCTGGATCACAGGGTTGCTTTGGAGCAGCAGAATTTCCAGGAGACATATCCATGTACTCATTATTTGTTGACTTTTCATGACCAGATTTAGAATTAAACTCAGTTAAGGGATTACGTATAGGTGAAGAGACACCTCGGGGAAACATCATCATGTATCCTTTAGAATCAGCCTGAGATGACAACCAGGAACTGTTAATCTGTTTTGGAACAGACATGCTTTTAGGAGTCATGGGCAAGTAGTCGCTGTTGCTTGCCAGAGAAGATGCAACTCCTGGCATCATTGGCATGTACCCATCATCTCTGGATTTATTCTTGCTTTGATTACATACAGAATCAAGAATTGATTCCTCATACTCAGGTTCAGGGTTATTTTTGAATCTTGGTGATTCAGAACAAGAGAGGCGTCCATGGCTTCCTGAGGAATCTTCATCTAAAGCAGTCTGGGTTGTTTTCTGTTGTCCTGGTACTGAAGCAGGCTTAGTTAATGAGTATGTTCTTTTTCTAAAGCATTTGTCAGCCTCCCGGTAATCATCTCTTGTACTATTATCCATTTGCTGTTTGTTCATGGACATGTATTCATTTAAACAATTTTCTTCTCTGATTGGTGGAGTATTGCCCAAGGAATCTGGCGTGTTACTTCTCACACGAAAGTACCTAAAGTCTCCAGGGCTAGAACCATATTCATCTGAGGAAATGAAACCTCCATCGCTTGGGGACCCACAGACAGATGAACTGGAAGGCCTTACAAAATTATCAGTAATTGATCCATGCCCACTTCCTGAAGAAACACTGATAGGACTAGTAGTAGAAGGAAAATGAGAAACTGGTAGAGAAGCAGACCTGGTATGATAAGAAGAGCTAAATGCTGCTCTAACATATCGTCCACTCCCTTCTTGGCGGCCCAAATTCATCCTTGCAGTATTCAAATGAATCAGACTTCCAGTAACTGATCTAAATGGTCTGGTCATTGTCCCCTCCCCTTCGCTAGAAGTTCTGAAGCGATAAGCACTGCTGCTTTTGGTAGTGGGAGGAGTCCCCCCTGTAACACTTTCAGTCCGGGACCTTCTTTGTAGGCCAGTCTGGCTAGGTGGTAGATTACCAAGATGCCTCCTAGTAGTTATGAAAGAGATA
This region of Ahaetulla prasina isolate Xishuangbanna chromosome 11, ASM2864084v1, whole genome shotgun sequence genomic DNA includes:
- the IRS4 gene encoding insulin receptor substrate 4, giving the protein MASALMLGPGGEGGCTALEGKGEAVGTAVGAAAAAATGGGGSGGGGSSGASRLAAPEEDQEPAESAPCPPPAQPPHHLMLLLRKSPSSSLCLVQEEDALLPGDPAALGRAAAPATPLGRSGPPATSARGSALTPPASITWGDDVRKCGYLRKQKHGHKRYFVLRAESHLGPARLEYYDSEKKFKSSLRAAAAGGNVALCCPSPKRVIPLYQCFTVSRRADAKHKHIIALYTKDEYFAMVAENEPEQEGWYQAISELMSQSKRGFLEQEDQADQQLDDDDEHYGAALRPGTVFKEVWQVNVKPKGLGQTKNLTGVYRLCLSSKAIHLVKLNTEVPSVHLQLMNIRRCGHSENFFFIEVGRSASIGPGELWMQVDDSVVAQNMHETFLETMKALKAFSEFRPRSKSQSSGGGSSTNPISFITTRRHLGNLPPSQTGLQRRSRTESVTGGTPPTTKSSSAYRFRTSSEGEGTMTRPFRSVTGSLIHLNTARMNLGRQEGSGRYVRAAFSSSYHTRSASLPVSHFPSTTSPISVSSGSGHGSITDNFVRPSSSSVCGSPSDGGFISSDEYGSSPGDFRYFRVRSNTPDSLGNTPPIREENCLNEYMSMNKQQMDNSTRDDYREADKCFRKRTYSLTKPASVPGQQKTTQTALDEDSSGSHGRLSCSESPRFKNNPEPEYEESILDSVCNQSKNKSRDDGYMPMMPGVASSLASNSDYLPMTPKSMSVPKQINSSWLSSQADSKGYMMMFPRGVSSPIRNPLTEFNSKSGHEKSTNNEYMDMSPGNSAAPKQPCDPDYMHANIDSKNFGSYFSLPRSFKALTGEHDEYVPMSSPGKLLYVGSENGKSISNEVLANGLSRSPHLKSSEEGLAQNRVTRPTRLPLGTRGSNTIPRMYDRTIPLEPSSPGEYINIDFGEKASNTPYSLSAEGSPSSLGSSSDHRQSPLSDYMSVDLDVQSPKAAKELSNSLTDISIYANSSIPRNVPDADYARLSFGTACVSTACGRIDDYTEMTFNMAATPPGPFATESKNGLKIDSPPSIVNRLCIVDQYASRRDFPVSNPDPPVVPKVIRADPQGRRRHSSETFSSAATVTTSSSFFTDSSKRHSSASFDNVWLKPEEHISDGHESKMSRDTSTGFQNGLNYIALNLRENSLNCEESPNTPNCHLPNGTLNLESGVYVSIDFSRSDSLKCNSARKD